From one Eucalyptus grandis isolate ANBG69807.140 chromosome 9, ASM1654582v1, whole genome shotgun sequence genomic stretch:
- the LOC104419371 gene encoding NAC domain-containing protein 79 yields the protein MMSGTMIFEGDEQMELPPGFRFHPTDEELITHYLTPKVLDGSFRARAMGEVDLNKCEPWDLPGQAKMGEKEWYFFCVRDRKYPTGMRTNRATEAGYWKATGKDKEIRRMKKVVGMKKTLVFYRGRAPNGQKTNWVMHEFRLGDGYYQHHLSNSQKNDWVICRIFEKGPDGKKADQPETLPGGLERLSSFDNEPKASLLPLPPLVESSPFTTTSFSDRPEDRNAQKTSLFSSPSSSELDQSLGPAHSFGWSDTVFMHEQAILRMLLENSASNAKAEYADFSQARRQDREATMPTSFQCDVDCLWRN from the exons ATGATGAGCGGCACCATGATTTTCGAAGGAGATGAACAGATGGAATTGCCTCCGGGGTTTCGATTCCACCCGACTGACgaagagctgatcactcactaCCTCACCCCAAAAGTTCTTGACGGCAGCTTCCGTGCAAGAGCCATGGGGGAGGTTGATTTAAACAAGTGCGAACCGTGGGACTTGCCTG GGCAAGCAAAAATGGGCGAAAAGGAATGGTACTTCTTCTGTGTGAGAGACAGGAAGTACCCGACCGGTATGAGGACGAATAGAGCTACCGAAGCCGGCTATTGGAAAGCCACCGGTAAAGACAAGGAGATCCGCAGGATGAAGAAGGTGGTCGGGATGAAGAAAACTCTCGTTTTCTACAGGGGAAGAGCTCCTAATGGTCAGAAGACCAACTGGGTCATGCACGAATTCAGGCTAGGAGACGGCTATTATCAACACCATCTTTCCAACTCACAAAAG AACGACTGGGTCATTTGCAGAATCTTTGAAAAAGGACCTGATGGGAAGAAAGCTGATCAGCCTGAGACTCTGCCTGGCGGTCTAGAGAGGCTGAGCTCGTTTGACAACGAACCGAAAGCATCTCTTTTGCCTCTGCCTCCACTGGTGGAGTCGTCTCCATTCACCACCACCTCCTTCTCCGATCGACCCGAGGATCGCAATGCTCAGAAGACTTCCCTcttctcttctccatcttcatcgGAGCTAGACCAGTCTCTCGGCCCCGCGCATTCGTTCGGCTGGTCGGACACGGTCTTCATGCACGAGCAGGCAATTCTGAGGATGCTGCTCGAGAACTCGGCGTCAAACGCGAAGGCTGAGTACGCAGACTTCTCGCAAGCAAGACGCCAGGACAGAGAGGCGACGATGCCGACGTCTTTTCAGTGCGATGTGGATTGCCTTTGGAGAAACTGA